One segment of Micromonospora sp. M71_S20 DNA contains the following:
- a CDS encoding branched-chain amino acid ABC transporter permease, with the protein MGWSGLVNAYTITALDGVAYGLLLFTIAAGLTLIFGVAGVFSMAHGTLYLAGAYLAWHLADGGWTGLALALAAAVLLGSLGGAGLAAAVRPLTDRPLDQVLATLGIAYIAADQFSTVFGAEPRSVDPPRAVAGSVSLSGFQYPVYRLLFIAVGLAVVVLLFWIVERSRTGAIVRAVVADPGMAAATGLRTGIVRTGVLVGGGVLAVTAGVLGAPVIGPSPGVDTTILVYSLIVCVVGGLGSIRGALLAALGVGQILTLGVALVPGAAAFVLAAAMLAALTIRQRTALPGRPA; encoded by the coding sequence GTGGGCTGGAGCGGGCTCGTCAACGCCTACACGATCACCGCACTGGATGGTGTCGCGTACGGGTTGCTGCTGTTCACCATCGCCGCCGGGCTGACGTTGATCTTCGGCGTGGCCGGGGTCTTCTCGATGGCTCACGGCACTCTCTACCTCGCCGGTGCCTACCTCGCCTGGCACCTCGCCGACGGCGGCTGGACCGGCCTCGCCCTCGCGCTGGCCGCCGCCGTGCTGCTCGGCAGCCTCGGGGGAGCAGGTCTGGCCGCCGCAGTGCGCCCGCTGACCGATCGGCCCCTCGATCAGGTGCTGGCGACCCTCGGCATCGCCTACATCGCCGCCGACCAGTTCAGCACCGTGTTCGGCGCCGAGCCGCGCTCGGTCGACCCACCCCGGGCGGTCGCCGGCTCGGTGAGCCTGAGCGGCTTCCAGTACCCGGTCTACCGGCTGCTGTTCATTGCAGTCGGCCTCGCGGTGGTGGTGTTGTTGTTCTGGATCGTCGAGCGGTCCCGCACCGGAGCGATCGTGCGCGCGGTGGTCGCCGATCCGGGCATGGCCGCCGCCACCGGCCTGCGCACCGGCATCGTCCGGACCGGGGTGTTGGTGGGTGGGGGAGTCCTCGCCGTGACCGCCGGGGTACTCGGGGCGCCCGTCATCGGCCCCTCGCCGGGAGTGGACACCACCATCCTGGTCTACTCACTGATCGTCTGCGTCGTCGGCGGCCTCGGCAGCATCCGCGGCGCCCTGCTCGCCGCCCTCGGCGTCGGGCAGATCCTCACCCTCGGCGTCGCCCTCGTCCCCGGGGCCGCTGCATTCGTTCTCGCCGCCGCGATGCTCGCCGCGCTCACCATCCGTCAGCGCACCGCACTGCCGGGACGGCCCGCATGA